The Populus alba chromosome 6, ASM523922v2, whole genome shotgun sequence genomic interval gttgattttattttaattaaatgataaaaaaataaacaacaacatcaaatggaccaaataaaaaaaataaccatgataacctgaaaaaaaaaaacactttttttcaaaagaaaaaaaaagtatagctAAATCCCTAGCCAATTAAATACGGAAGGACAAGATTGGATAAAACAAACCTAGCCCGAGTCAACCTGAGCCCAAGTTAACATTATAAACATGTAAATTAGGTAATAAcccaatacaaaacaaataaaaaaaaaaatcataaagcctAATTCTTAACAAATCAACTATAGGAgtatgaaatcgaaaaaaaaatcaacaaataaaaagggcctaaaacaaaatcaaatttaggTAAAACCTCCAAACCCCATGAACCTCATCATGCTACTaggataacccaataaaaaccaaaacagaaaaaataatgaagattaatttaaaaaagagctaaaacttaaaggatgaaaagaaagaaagattataattccttttttaaaataatgactCCACAAAAAGGATCTAACTAACTTGAGTTAACCCACTAAACTTGTAGACCAGATCATGAGATTgggataatctaataaaaaaaacaaagaaaatcacaaagctcattttatatataaaaaaatataaatgtcaaatgatgaaataaaaaaataaaataaaaaacaaaaacaatgtcaACTTGTGTTAACATTTTATACCTGTGACAAAAAGCCCAATTTCtaactaatcaaatattaaaggatgaagtttcttaaaaaatcaattatacaaaatggatctaaaacaaaaaaaatagtaattaaaagaatgaggatcaaaattaaaataaaaaactaaattagagGACACCTATAAATTTTGAtggaagggtgaaattgaaaagaaaaatcaatttaccaaaactataaaaaaatcaaaagaatgaggaccaaattgaaaaaaaattacatataaaaaatttagattgaagaatgaaattgaaaataaatcaaaattttataaagaggtaaggaataaaaattaaaaaaaaaataagaatcaaagttgaaatatcaataaataaaaaaaaactttgaatttttgaatgacCAGCGCAATTTTCTAGTCACCCTACAACAAATATCATGTGCTGTTCTAAGATGAAAAAGACATCACAATAATCCTAATGACATGataaaaaagaacttttattcGTTGGGAGACACCGCATACACCATCGAAATATTAGGGGTGCCTCCCACACACCGGCATGTGAGTTGCACacactttttcattttttcagtatattttatatttattaaaatatcaaattacccctcatcaaattttattataCCTAAAAAACCAagttgaaaatatgaaaaaaccttAGAatgtcaatttaaaaaatcttatttttaaaggtaattcaattattttgttgtgttttataaaagaaaaaaatatcaagttgtCCTagattaatatgaaaataattaataaaccaTGTAAAATGACCAAATTATCCTCAATAAACTGTTCAATAATTTTCATGGGAAGAGAAAAATGATTATTACATGGTTTTAATCAACAATAATATCTTTCAGGATGAGTAATGTTTTTCCAAGTGATATTAGCTTTTGTTAATTCGTCATAAAAAATCACCAATTTATAAGTAATACTGATTCATCTTTCCAATTTCCAAGTGATATTAGCTTTTGTTAATCAATACAAGACCACAATGGATTGGATGGCAATTGATGTGGCCGGAAACTATCCACCTTACAAATTTCAATGCGATAACGAGAGAGCATCTTATCTTCCAACTCAATGATGCCTTGCTCACGTGGATTGAATAATATTGTAGGCTTTCAATAGCTTATCTTGATTTGATTTGTGATACGTTAAACATTATCAATATATTCCTGGATGAGTGTGATGCCGTATTATTGGAAaactttcattttaattttaattttgacataAACTCAAAGATGAGGGGAATTCTTTGTTTCCTTCCTCATAAAAGTACTGCTCATTAAtgaacaatatcttttttttttaatttaatttttttatttttaaatattgattctcattctaaattcttgattaaattttcaaaacttttcgAATAATTGATCAACTTCGTTGTGatttatacttctcgttcacaTCTTGTTATAAGTGTATGGTAAAAACGATCAATTgcatataattttagtttttcaagGCAAGGTTTTTGTTAAGTGAAGTTGTAAACTTTTCTTTAAACCTTAAATTAGTAATCTAAAGGATAATTTTGCatcaaagagaaagaaaagaagaaagaagaagaagagagggagagaaaaaaaaaaaaaaaaaaacccaaagagagaagaagagagaaaatcacacacaaaaaaaatcctttcttTGCTAGTACACTATAGTCTTTGCCACCAATACCTACCACAACAACTCCATCCGTGTCTAGAACCAACGTAAACCACAACCCCTTTTCTTTGTTGTCAAGTTTTGGAAAGTCACTattcaaaatgcaaaaaagTCAATATTCAttcatgcattttattttactttattttcaattgcttaatgatatttttattacaaaaaaacaatgctttcatgtttttatatatataggtacatgtaaatatttgttttcaaaatacaaaagaacaaaaacaatgttGACAAGATTGTTAAGCtatagtcattttttttttattattattatgcttgGCTTTTAACAGTTAGGTCGACATGTCTCCTAATTTTTAGAGACCGATGTAGATCTAGCACAATATTTTCAACCTCAAAACGAGTTAAAAAATGAATCAAcaaattttcatcaatttagCATCATGTTTTGATTAAACTTGGATTTTAATGGTTAAATCAGTGTATTTCCTAGTTTTAAGAATTGATATAGGCCTATCAAAATGCAAAGTAACGAACATATAATTATTCATGCATGGTCACTATTCATTcatgcattttgttttatttttaatcgcttcatgttatttttatttttattttataaaactatgctttcatcttttatatatatatatatatatatatataggtgtaaatatttattttcaaaaataaagaacTATGTTAATGTTGACAAGACtattaagttataatcatgttttttttattaagcttGGGTTTTAATAGTTATGTTTATATGTCTCCTAATTTTTAGATATCGACGAAGATTTAACATGACatttttaatctcaaaataagttaaaaaatgaatcaacaaattttcttcaatttagcatTACATTTTGATTAAACTTGGATTTTAATGGTTATGCCGGtgtttttcatagttttaaGGAATGATGTAGGCCTGGCATaatgttttaaatcaaaaacTAGGTCAATAATAAATCAATGAGTCTCCTCAAAGTAGAGACAAATATGGGTTAAACATAGTATTTTGTTCAActcttattttataataataataataataataataataataataataataatacaattcaagaaataaaaaaaattaactaaaaaataacgtCGAGATGTGAGACTCTTGATTTAAAGCACCACGCTAACCAGACAAACACCCATCAACAATAAATTACatgcaaataagctcaaaaaataatttgaaaagttaataaaatGCGTAAAATGAACTTAGGAGAAACACGTAGCTTAGGTTACCTTTCCTTGGAAAGGATTGAATAAAGGTTATTTTTATCATTCGTTAAGCATAACCAACTCCTTGCTCATATCTATAGAACCAATACATATTTTGGAATTCTTAATCTCCTTAAAGAATTAGATTATAACTCCATTCTCCATATTCCCTTTCATTTTGAAGGTCCTATGTACTTTGGGTGTGACAAACATCTACAATACCTAagttttcatatcaaatttatagttaatattttcttagtagACTTAATTATGTAATCATTTCCATCTAAAATAAGCATGTTTTCCATAAAGAGATACAATAACataacttttatttatgttttttaataaaaaatatatttatcaacttcATTGATTTTAAGCTCATTTAACAATATAGCCTTGtcaaaattttcataacattgTTTAGGTACTTGTTTCAAACCAGATAATGACTTGATaagtttaaagaattttttttttttatccatttacaACAAACTACTCTAGTTGTTCCATATAAACCTATTCATTTAGGTCCTATTCAAAAAAGTTGTCTTTATATCtatttgatgtatttcaagcttagttataattaaaatgACCATTAATGTTCATATGAAAGTTATTCATGATAATTGAAAGcatgatataatattaaaataaattacaatgatTGTGATGAGTTATGTTGTGAAATGATAAGTCTAGGATAGTTGGATAATGATTGAGTTGTATGTGTAATGAATATATTGAAGTGTTGTGAGTATTTGCTGAAAACCTGGGATCTGTCAGTATAGGAAAGATTTTGCTGAAAATTTTGGTAAATTCATGTAaagctaagttttttttttaaaattaaccccaaaaataaaaattgtttacaAGAAATAAAGCTTGAAATGTATGAAAATTGTGAGGTTATTGCTAGCATCATAGGAATCTTGAGCATTTAGATCATTGTTGTGGAGGGTGTCACGGTCACGCTCTTTTGCTAGGCAACTGCAGGCAATTGTGAATAATTTGGTTACTGTGGGCACTAATGGAATCGCGGTGGCTGTTTATACAATGAATAGGATCTTGATTCTTGTAATGTGGGCACTTGTGGTTGCGATTCCATGCCAGGAAAGAGGGTTGCAggtgctttttaattttttttttaatttttattcctaGTCATTTTCCATGGGCACTGTTGGTGGTGTAATTGCTCGAGAGGATTTTGGAGTCGTCATGGAAAAGGGTCTGGAGAAATGCTTGTAGGTTATCGAGAGAACTCTATCAAATGGATAAGCGTGCGAGGGTTATGAGAGAGTTGACGGATTGGGTTCAGTTTCCGTTAACAGAGGAAAACGAAGGTGTTCATAGGATTGTTAGCCGGACTGAGGGGCTTGATTCTCTGGGAAGGCCTAATCATGAGTGATGTTTTGAGTGATGGGCCATTATTGTTTTGGGAAATGAAAATTATGGAGAAAGATTCTGGTGTTACAAGTTAATGATATTAtgagtgttttttctttctcaatatcGTCAGGCACACTTacgttttattgaattttttttgcagATGTAATCTGGAAAGTGTCCGAGTTCAAGAAGGATCATCATGCTTACATTTCAtctgtatttttgtttttttatattgtagatAAAGTATTTGATATGAAATCTATAGATGTAATGTTAGTTTGATGTAAAAGTAGCAATAATAATATTGTAATGACTCTTTgaccattaaaataaatataaggatAAATCTGTAAATATTGATGAGCAAGGTTGATGATGTAAATTGTTATTTATCATGTAAATATCgcagtataattttttttaaaattataatgaaaaagtaTAAACACAATAAGTCTATATGAGGTTTTTGATAATTATGCCggccattttaatttaaaactctaTTATAAATCGTAGCCTTTTGTTTTGGGCCTGGGTGTATAATAGATTCTATTTCAAGGATCCCAATCTGACTGCCTGTTATGGACTTTGCGATTCTATTTCAAGATCACAATTCCTTCAGTGATTGAGAAACTTTGGGCATAAGACTACCAAATATTAGGTTAGGTTTTGCAAGTAACTCACAAACTTTGCGGCATCAATCACaatgtaaattatttaaaaaacctttttccaaGGGAAAGGtagataaattttcaataaattctaTAACATAGactaatatgttatttttttattattaaaaaaccttGGAAGGTGTTCACTAATCATCGTGAATTGCTaaggaagaaaatgaataaaGGTTGAATGATCTATCGTCTGAGTTAAGACCCTAGAAATTTGGGTTTTCAATATGACATTTAAGAAagtttcaatttagttcttattcttttaatattggcaTATGCACcaataattaacataatttttttttaattgtataaaatttaatCCCTATTAAACTTAAATATCAGCCCTTAATTAAGGTggttgccttttttattttgcttattgGTTataaatttatgcaatttaatctttaattaaccaacaaacttttaatttttttaatttggtccctgATTTGGTTAATTTCAACCCCTATATTTACACGTCTTTTCCaatttaattctttgttttggatttcttcaattaagtccctatttttctatcaaacttcaatatttatgcaatccAACACCCAGActataatttcttccaattaaaatctaaattgatttttaaaaatcatttttttttgcaattaagctctaaataaattcaaatacacATTGAAAAATTCTAATTGATCAATccttaaacatttaattttaaatttttcttctcaaattgaatttttattgttaataaaactTTCATCAGTAAAAAATACattgtaaattgtttttttaatcttgtataTTTGATCTTCCTTGGTCAGCCTTTGGTAATTTCCTAGGCGTTTTAGTATACTCTTCtcattaatatatcttttttttttctactatttttttaatttttttttatattctctttTCCCCTTTGTTTTTATCAGTTTCTGTTTATATGGGATCTTAAAAACGAGTAACAACAATGCCTACGAGTAAGAAGAAAAACTTCCACATGATTATAGAATCTCAATCTAGAATACTGAATACGAATGACAAACTGTTGATCCAAGCAGAATGACTTGCCAAAGATGTTCCTTAATTGATTGAAACCTATCAGACGAATTCTATGCATTTTAAGTTCCAATATATGTATAGATCATTGGAGGTAAAACTTGCTTAAATACcgaaaattaataaccatgagCCCATTACTGCCCATAGTTACTAACTACTAATTTGGAATTTGAAATCATTATACAAATCCCGATTTCGCATGCAGTAGCGCAATGAAAGACAGGGGAGCAAAAGATCTGTGCCCTTCTCGCTCACTAGCCAGCTACCTCCCTCCATTCCAGTTATGGATTGCTTGTAGCACTGCTTGTTTCACGACTTGAGCATCATGGCCCTGGTTctgtaaaatgaaaatatttgatgGGAAATTTAGTAAAGTAATTTCTCTATCAAATATAGATGgatggattgtttttttatttgtttttggtaaGCTGAGATTCATTGATAAAACtcttgaaaaggataaaaaattaggGAAGCCCGCGATACGCCCCTCTAAATACTTCTCTACTCTAGCTAAAAGATAATAGATTGCAATCATTCCAAGCCACTGCTACAAACCAAAAATAGACATAGATGCATGGATTGTGCCTACAATCCTAATTAGCATCGTTTGTTTCTCATGAGATTGCTCAATGGATAATTATTGTATTCCAATGCTGTCCACCCGTTATTGTGTACTGTAGAAAGTCCAAAACATGTGGTTCAAGCCTTGTTTCTAAGTTGCACAAGTgagatcaatttaatttgtttggttgctgtttattaattttgagaGTGATGCTTGAGACATAAAGTATATAATATCAGCGCGTTTAACAagtaaatgtaaataatatacTTGCAAAACAAGAAATTGTTTAGTTGATGAAATTAGAACCCTGATAAAGATTGCAATTTCTTACCTGGTCTCCACCAATTGCTTCCAGTAGGAAGTTGTCTTCGCAAGAAACCCTAGCATCAAGCACATCAAGGCCTAGTTCATCAAAGGCTTCAAGTATAGAGACAAGTAAACCAGGGCAATTCTTTcctgaaaatacattaataaggAAACCCTTTTCTAGTGTTTCCACTGTAACCTGCTGAAgtatgaaaagaaatattaagtGGAGAAGTAATTGAAGACTTCCACAAAGTGTATAAgaattgaaaatataagaaatttaagaacaaaaaaaagggggaattGTAGTGAATATACTCGCACCGCAGATAATGAATTTTGAGGGGTTGAAGATGTTCCAATCTCATGGTTTAGTCTATCCACCTTTTTCTTCAACTCTCCTATATATTTTGATGCATCTACTATGATTGAGGTTTTGTTCATCTATCAAAATCACCAATTAATTGTAACAAAGTgtagaaaaacaaaacccaaagaTTGCACGATTGCAAGATTACTAATTTATGGTTCACAAAGAAGATcggaactatatatatatatatatatatatatatatatatatatataatttaaaaaaaggagaggaagaggaagaggaagaggaagaggaagaggaagaggaaatTAAGAACTGAAACTAATTAAAGCTTGAAGGGGGTACAGGAGTTTACAGCATTAGAATTGGTAGCAGCACGTAGCTTCTCGTAAAGAGCtgccttctttttcttcttggaAGACATTCTTCTTTTCCGCCTTCTACCTTGATTAGCTAGCTACCTCTCCCTTGCTTATTTTTTCACTGCAAGCTTCTGAGGATTTTATAACCAGAAGATGACCTCTCCAACTCTATCATTGCTTGTTCGTTTCCTGCATGGATTCTCCCGTTTCCTCAAATGAAATCATAATTTTGTAgtaaatttacaattttaaccatcttttttcttgttttttatataaaaaaatagtttcaaataTTTGTAGCTTTATTTgtctttgtatatatatataaagattgaatctgggatctctttaaaaaaaacatatgaatggtatttattttcaaattcgaAATCATAGTTACCGAGATAAATTGGTTCATCAACAATCATCCAATTTATATATCTTGGAACTATACTACGTTTTATACTGGAtcatatatgtgatattatacTAAACTTCACACATtactattttaaattgttaaataaagcTTCACACATTACTATTTTATACTAAACTTCTCCCATGAGACTCGTAATTTAAATTGTGAAcagtatataaaataatatatatctatTTGCATGAAACTACACGTGCCCTGGATCATGTGATATTATATAGAGAGAGTGGAGGATCACCACTTATAAATAATGTGGTGATTTACCATAATCATTTTGCAGATTGATAGTCGATCAGCAAAAATAAGCTCCTGTGCATATCAAATTAgattgaaaaatgaaagaagaagaaacagaatgTAGCTTGGCCGTGTATGGGTATGTTTTGGAATTACCCGGGAGAGGGACAAATGGATGACGgcgagagggggagagagaatgTGAGATGTAAATAAAACTCCCCCCGTGAGAAGGGTTTGGAGGGATTGACAGCTAAACATCCTTTGACGCTTCCTTCACTGCTTTCAATGTCTCTCTCCCCTCTTAATCCATGATCCGATCACGAGTAGATTCCTTTCCAGCTCTCTACGCGTAAAATCATCTTTTCTCTTCTTGCAGCATTTGCCCAGTTCCCTTCTCATCCACGTGACCATGCCTACCTACTAGCTACTACTGTTCTTCCCATAAAAATGGGTGCCCTAGTGCCTGCATGGCCGCATCGCTATCATGTGATCATAACCTGGTAATTAGCGTGATCAACCAAATTAATGATCAAATACttcttccttaaaaaaataataaaaaaaaaacaatcctaaCAAGAGATGATCATTTCCTGTTaggcttttattttaaaaaaaaataatgaaattgaatttaaaaaaaaaattgaaagcaaaCCGGCctgtttcaatttgattttttttaaaaaaaaaaccggtttAAACTAGTTGACTAGGTTTTTTTAAAGCcaagcttggttttttttttttttttttctgttttagacTTATAATAAAACCGAAATCGAACTGgtcgtattttttaaaatttaatcaatttaattggtttttttcattgttcagtttttataaatttttttagtttaatcaatttttttatttttttttctcaccctacTAGTAACAATGATAGCTTTTGTACAACAATGCATCTTTtagttaaatcatttttatgcaCCGCGCGCATGTTATATTATAAGATTAGAATTAATTGATTGATctcattttgaaatttaaaaaagtttaaatatggATAAGATAAGTGTGGCTACatttttcaagaatatttttcatatcCTCGTGAGTCTCTATGTACGAAAGATCTCAGCTGCTAAAATACTTGCTTGACGCGgatttaaaaaatgacatcaaatatttttattactaccagaattaaaaaaaaaaattaaggagggCCAAGGATTTTTTGATGATCCTCATAAAATGAATAtgtactaaatttaaaaaaacaaactatatatCCTAGGTCTAGGGCCATAGATGAATTTTGTATGGAACTTTTGTGGCCATTTAATAACCCAGTATGTATTATGGTCATGTTATATATTTTGTGGTATTCACTGTGTGTGAGAGTTAGATACACCTGAAATTATGGTTGATAGCTCTATAAATTCATACTATTCctatataatcattttttttcttttttcacataATCGAAATACATAAGACATTATGTCTATGTATGATTAATTCTTGATATAAAATTGCTGATAATTCTTTTCACCCAAGTGATTCTGACACATTGCTGCTCTCAAAATGTTGGCAAGGGTAAAAATGAAATGGATCATCAACCCTGAGCAACAGCTACTATTTGTACAGATCTCTAGTTAGATGACAAGTAAATATAATGCATATGTATACACGTACATGTCCTAACAAACAGTGAATAAATGTACTCGTATTGAGAGATTTAGCATGTCAATCCCAAAGCGCTAATGTTGTCCCTATTCCACACAAACAAATCACTATGTACCCACCAATTCACATGAGTGGCCATTAATCATTACAACACAACAATGAACCAAATACATACACAACCTGCTCCACCCTTGTCTCTTGCCCTAGTTCCAATTTTGCACCTCATAGCCTTTTAGGTCGCTAGCTAGGGTCCATAGTCTCCTTAACTATAATTTGCTTCTTTTCCATTTGTTTTGAAGCAATATATAATCTTGTTATCTTGCTGCAGTTTTGTCCTCCAATCTCTACCATGTTTTGTTTCTACTCCTTTTAGTGTTTTGTTAGTCTATCAAGTGGTGGATTGATGAGCATGGTTAGCCATATTCTTGGTGGCTATGTTTTTGTAAGTAATTTCGTAATTGTTATTGAAATCATTATGATCCAGTTATTTTGTAAGTAATTTAGGGTCACAGAGAGATTATCTTCCAGCTATTTTGTCAAATTGAAATCATCAACAGTGAAATTCCACAACAAAGACTTTCCATGCAAGAGATTAATTGGTGTTCGTCTTGCAAACATGCTAGATGGTTCCACTACGACATGAGTATGTGGCATCCTGAGTTAAGAGATAGCCATTGGCTCAAGACTAATCAGCAAAACGTGCTCCTCTTCCTTGAccaaatatgttgatgaagtacTAATTAAAAGATTGTTGTCGTTGTAAGCTTTGattaatttatcatcaattCGTCCTTTTCCATCAAAACTTCCAGAAATCCCTCCATTAGTTAGGTCAAGCACCAGAAGATTCAATAATTTAACAGTTGGACAGCACCGGTTGTGGAATTCGAAGTGATCAATATCATTCATTTGAGGGTGACTGGGCTCTTATCTGTCTGATCTCATAAGCAAATTATTATGTGAGAAAATTATATGAACTGCTTGACAAAATTAATAGAGCCTATGGCGTAAATATCCATGCACTACACATTCTaacaattatcaaaaaaatcatataagcGGATGGATAAAACTctataatgattttatatttgcttgtttgagagtgtaattgcaattacttttcaaagtgttttttacttaaaaatacaataaaataatatatattttttattttttaaaaattatttttaacattagcacatctaaatgatttgaaaacatacaaaaaatattaatttaaaacaaaaaaaatttaaatttttaatatacccTGCAAgttatttaagtgttttttagaatttatttaaatttgatctagGTGTCTTTTCATAAGGTGATGAGTTGTCTTcaattcattcttttttttatatatacctttttaattatatattaactgaaaataaaattagagatagtttggtttttttttaaaaaaaaaaactaagggagTTTTAATAGAACTAATCATCATAGATGATGAAGGGATTAAGTTGTGATTTATTGAAGGAAAACAATTACGTACCTAATACCTAACCAAGTGAAGTGTGCAAGAGATGATTCCTTTTGCGATGCAATATTTTCTTTCAcatgtttatataatatttgtttttaatttgcagCTGACCATATGTTCTAGAGAATTCATGCTTTTTGCATCCTGCCATTACATGCTAAAGACCTTGATTTGACTGACTACCCTTGTTGTGACATCCAGTATGGAAattacatttttcttcttcttcttcttgaggGATTACAGTATAAAGATCATCAAGAACATGAatccatttccttttctttctttctttctttttagggGAGAGGAGGGGAATCAAATATTTGATGctgattataaattataaaattatgtggCACTTTTGTTTGGTACACCATTTCCCTagtgattttgtttaattactGTCAGATATTAGAGAATATGTAAGAGAATGATTAAAATGTCCAATCACACAACACCTATGTTGCTTCAAATAGTGCttattttggaaaattgtcTCGTGACAAAACCTATTATTTTATGGAGAAACTTTTCTTGTAAATGAGATTCCAATGCCTCTTGAAAATATGAAAAGCAGAGCAATAAATTGGTAGCTAGGCAATCATATCCAAGCCTTGAGAAGATAAGTCTGCAGTCTAACTCAACAAGGATTTTCATTGGATTGGGTGAAACGTTTATCCCATT includes:
- the LOC118048144 gene encoding transcription factor SCREAM2 isoform X2, with translation MSSKKKKKAALYEKLRAATNSNAMNKTSIIVDASKYIGELKKKVDRLNHEIGTSSTPQNSLSAVRVTVETLEKGFLINVFSGKNCPGLLVSILEAFDELGLDVLDARVSCEDNFLLEAIGGDQNQGHDAQVVKQAVLQAIHNWNGGR
- the LOC118048144 gene encoding transcription factor SCREAM2 isoform X1 — protein: MSSKKKKKAALYEKLRAATNSNAMNKTSIIVDASKYIGELKKKVDRLNHEIGTSSTPQNSLSAVRQVTVETLEKGFLINVFSGKNCPGLLVSILEAFDELGLDVLDARVSCEDNFLLEAIGGDQNQGHDAQVVKQAVLQAIHNWNGGR
- the LOC118048144 gene encoding transcription factor bHLH61 isoform X3; protein product: MSSKKKKKAALYEKLRAATNSNAMNKTSIIVDASKYIGELKKKVDRLNHEIGTSSTPQNSLSAQVTVETLEKGFLINVFSGKNCPGLLVSILEAFDELGLDVLDARVSCEDNFLLEAIGGDQNQGHDAQVVKQAVLQAIHNWNGGR
- the LOC118048144 gene encoding transcription factor SCREAM2 isoform X4 is translated as MSSKKKKKAALYEKLRAATNSNAMNKTSIIVDASKYIGELKKKVDRLNHEIGTSSTPQNSLSAVTVETLEKGFLINVFSGKNCPGLLVSILEAFDELGLDVLDARVSCEDNFLLEAIGGDQNQGHDAQVVKQAVLQAIHNWNGGR